The DNA region GGCTAGATATGCTTTTAACTTGCATAGGAATTATAACTAGGATTGAGGTTTTAGATTGATGTTTGATCAGAGAACTATATATCCTGAAGCAGGTTTGTTATGATAATTGAAGTGAAGGGGCAGGTATTTCCGAAAGTTTGGGATCTGGCATATGTTGTAAATAAAATCAGGGAAGAAAGAAGAATTGTTAATATCGGCGGTGGTACCGTCGGATATCCAGTATTTCAGGTCAAACTTCCGGATGAAACAAAAATGGAAGGTTCTTACTTGGTAACCCCACAGGGAATAAGGCTATACTGGAATCGGGGTGATCAGTATGAGGTCGGATACCTAATTTCAGAATTGGATAAGGATCCACTTGTGCTGCGGCATTTCAAGAATTCAGATACTCAATGATTATTTTTTGATTGACATTGTGAACGTAGCATAACCAAATTACTAAAGGTGAAATTGATGAAAGCAGCAGAATTACTCGTAAAATGCCTGGAGAACGATAATGTTGAATGTATGTTTGGTCTTCCCGGTGAGGAAAATATCGCGATAATGGATGCCCTCTTGGATTCTAAGATTCGGTTCATATTGACACGCCACGAACAGGGTGCAGCCTTCATGGCTGATGTGTATGGTCGTTTGAGTGGGAAGGCCGGAGTTTGTCTTTCAACCCTTGGCCCGGGTGCAACTAACCTTATCACCGGAGTAGCAGACGCAAATATGGATAGGGCTCCACTGGTAGCAATAACAGGTCAGGCGTCCTTAGATAGAATGCATAAGGAGTCTCACCAGTACATAGATATTGTCGGAATTTTTGCTCCAATAACAAAATGGAATACGCAAATTAAGATCCCTGAGATTATTCCCGAAGCCATGAGGAAGGCTTTTAAGGTCTGCCAGACAGAAAAGCCGGGTGCCGTTCATATCGATTTCCCCGAAGATGTAGCAGACATGGAAGTGAATGAGAGTCCGCTCTTTGTTCAATTTCCATCTAAGCCCCATCCGAGGTCTGATAAGGTTGAAAAGGCGGCCAGCATAATCTCAGAGGCCAAATACCCGATGGTGTTAGCGGGAAATGGGGTGATAAGGGGAAATGCTTCGCAGGAGCTACGATATTTTGCTGAAAAATTGAATATACCTGTAGCCCACACGTTTATGGGTAAGGGTGCACTTTCGGATAATCATGAGCTTTCATTATATACGGTAGGCCTTCAGGCCGGTGATTATATCGCATCTGGTCTTGCAAGGGCGGATGTAATAATTACGGTTGGTTATGATATTGTTGAGTATCCGCCGGCGAAATGGAATCCAAAAAGGGATAAAAAGATAGTTCATATAGACATGTCACCCGCCGAAGTTGATTCACATTACATAGTTAGCGTGGGTGTTGTTGGGGACATCTCTATTTCCCTGAGAGAGGTTGCCGGTAGGGCTACGCCGAATGAGGCCGACTATTCGATTCAACTCAGAAAGGCAATTTTAAGTGAATATGAGAGGTATAAAGACGACAGAGCCTATCCGCCAAAGCCTCAAAAGATCCTAGCGGACTTAAGAGACATTATGGGAGAGCGCGATATTGTAGTCTCCGATGTAGGTGCCCATAAACTCTGGGTCGCACGGATTTATCCTTGTTATAGACCGAACACTTGCATTATCTCAAACGGATTTGCAACTATGGGCATAGGATTGCCGGGTGCTGTAGCTGCAAAACTTCTCTATCCCGATAAGAAGGTGGTAACAGTTACCGGTGATGGGGGGTTTATGATGAATTGTCAGGAATTGGAAACGGCTGTCAGGGAGAATATTCCGGTAGTTAGTTTAATTTTCCACGATAATAGTTACAGTTTGATAGAGATCAAGCAGCAGACCACCTTTGGAAGAAAGTCACATGTGAACTTTGGGAATCCCGATTTTGTCAAGTTCGCTGAGAGTTTTGGTGCCTATGGTTATAAAATTGAATCGACAAACGAGCTTAAACCAGTATTTGAAGAGGCCTTTTCCAAAGATAGACCAGTTGTGATTGATTGTCCAGTCGATTACAGGGAAAACCTAAAGATAATGGAAAAGTTTGGAGCATTGATATCTCCAATATAGTAATTAATAACTGAGCTCATATAAAAATCCCTTTATCAGTTGGACTTCCTGATAGATCATGCTCTCGCGGTACCTTTAATCGATTGGCATTTTTTGGGGATGATCAAGGACTCTCGAATTGATAGAAACCTAATCCATGTGTCAATTCTTCGTCCGTGCCATTATTCGTAAATAGCTATTTAGGGTGATAAATATCCTGAGGAGATCGTAATAATCTAGCCAACACAATGGCCTTAGAAGGATTTTGACTCTTATATTTATCGTATGTATTGTTAATCGATATGAGAACCGAAGACCATTTTCATCACAACGTTAGAGACTTCAAAGAAAAAAAGGCCCTCGTGGTTGTCCTTTGCCTTACTATATGCTTTATGATCATAGAGGTTGTGGCTGGCTTTTACACGGGTAGCTTGGCGCTTCTTTCCGATGCGGTGCATATGTTTACGGATGTTTTCGCAATTTCTATTGCCATTTTAGCAATCTGGTTCTCATTGAAACCTCCAACATCTGTAAAAACGTTTGGCTTTTACAGGGCTGAGATTCTAGCTGCCTTCTTTAACAGTCTGATTTTATTTGTATTATCTATAGTGATAATGTTGGAAGCTTATAAACGGCTACTGGAGCCTAGTGAAGTCAAAAGCCTGATGATGACGGTGGTGGCGGTCTTTGGCTTGTTAATAAATCTGATCGGGGCATTCGTTTTGTCGAAGTACCAAAACGAGAACTTGAACATACGCGGTGCATTTTACCATGTCATAAGTGATGCATTGGGTTCTTTAGGCACTTTAATTGCTGGTCTTATCATCCTGGTGACTAATTGGTATTATGCGGATTCAATAATTAGTATTATAATTTCCATATTGATTATTAGGGGCGCCTGGGGTTTATTCTGGGATTCTATACATATTCTTCTTGAGGGAACACCAAAGGGTATAGAACTAAAGTCAGTTGAAGATACAATCCGCTCTCACAGGGGTGTTCTTAGTGTGCATGATCTCCATGCCTGGACGTTGACCCAGGGATTTGAAGCTTTGAGTGCGCACTTAGTCATTGAAGATATGCACTTGTCAGAAGACCTTGTCAGTGAGTTGAAGAACGTGTTATTTGATAAGTTTCGAATCAGCCACGTGACACTCCAGGTCGAGACGACTGAATGTGAGCCAATAGGTCTGAGTTGTTATGAGACGAGAACATAACACTATAAGGCAACGGTTACCCATGATTAAAATTTTTCTCTTGTAACAGTTTAAATCCTATTTTTGTAGAGAAGTTTAATCCATTGATAGGATTTCGGCTGCTTTTGTAAGACCTTTTCCAAAAACGAATTCGTGTCCAAGATCCTTGAGGACCGACTCTACCGCAGATATTACGGCAATTGTAGCTGCCTTATCTATGAAACCAATATGTGAAATCCTGAATATCTTTCCTTTTGCCTGATCCTGTCCTCCTGCAACCGTCATACCAAATTTTTGTCTAAGCCCGTCTATGACCTTGCCTGCGCCAATCTCCTCGGGCGCAACCACGGCTGTGAGGGCCGGGCTTGGCGAGTGTTTGGCATATAGTTCTAGACCGATAGCCTTCATCGCTTCCCTTGTCGCCAGTGCGAGGGTTGCGTGTCGGTTGTAAATTTTTTCGAGCCCTTCTTCTTTAAAGTTTCTTAGTACTATGGCAAGGCCGATTATTAGTGTGATAGCTGGGGTCCAGGGCGTGGTGTTCTTATTCGCATTGTTTTGATAGCTTTTAAAGTCAAAATAAAACTTTGGAAGGCTAGATCTTCCGTAAAATTCCCATGCCTTCTCACCCATTGTTGCAAAAGCGAGTCCTGGGGGGAGCATAAAGGCCTTTTGAGATCCTCCAACAAGTACATCTATCCCAGTGTCATCAAATGGCAAGGGAAATACCCCTACGGCTGTTATGCCGTCGACAATCAGGATTACATCATCCCTTTCTCGTGTGATCTGAGCAATTTCAGCAGTTGGGTGTTTTACGCCAGTTGAGGATTCGCTCGCCTGAACTAACACGGCGCGGATAGAATGGTCCCTTTTCAGAATATCACTTACCTTATTTGGGTCAACGGCCTCGCCCCACTCGACCACGATCTCTTCTACCTCTAACCCAAATGCACGACAGATCTTACCCCACCTCTCACCAAACTTACCACCGTTAATAACCAGAACTCTGTCTCCAAAGGAGAGGGTATTTGATACAGCAGCTTCCATAGCACCAGTACCAGATGAGGCTAAAATAAATACCTCCTCTTTTGTACCATAAATATAACGAAGCCCTTCTCTAACTTGGGCGAATATCCCCTCGAACTCTGCAGTCCTGTGGTGAATTATCGGCCTAGCCATCTCTAAAAGCACTTCATCTGGAACGGGGACCGGGCCCGGTGTAAAAAGATATGTTTTCACTTTATATTCTCCACTATTTTTAAGATGAATTTAAGAATCTACCCAAAATTTGATATAATTCAACATCATTGAAATTTTAGGATACGAGACATATATTTGTATCACGGAGGTTTAGATATGTTGACAGAAAATAGTGAGAAGATAGAGGATCTTAAGAATAGGATCAGTGATTTAAGGGGTTTTGTTTGACCTGCCTGGCAAAAAATCGCGTTTAGCTGAATTAGATAAAATAATCTCCCAGCCCAAATTCTGGGATGAGCCAGAGAAGGCACAACAATGTGTCAGGGAACAGTCTAAGATAAAGGGTATTATAGATGAATTTGAGCACCTAAATAGTGAGTTTGAGGATGCTGAGGTTTTAAACGAGCTTTCTATTGAAGAAAGAGATGAAGAAGCCGCAGAAGAAGCCAGAGACAAGTTATTTAGGATTGAGAAAAAGGTTGAGGACTTAGAGTTTAAGCGTATACTGGGAGATCCCGACGATGAGAGAAATGCAATTGTTTCCATCAATTCAGGCGCCGGGGGAACAGAGGCGCAGGATTGGTCTGAAATGCTTCTCAGGATGTACTTAAGGTATACGGAGAGAATGGGTTTCGAGGTCCAGATGCTGGACATGCAGGAGGGAGAGGAAGCCGGTATTAAAAGTGCAACATTTCTTGTAAAGGGACCATATGCATATGGATACTTGAAAGGCGAAAGCGGGGTGCATCGTCTAGTTCGGATATCTCCTTTTGACTCAAATAAGAGAAGGCACACATCATTCTCTTCGATCTTCGTTTCTCCGGAGATAGACGATACTATTGAAGTTGAGCTTGATGAAGGTGACCTGAGGGTCGACACGTTTCGTGCCAGCGGTAAGGGTGGTCAGCATGTGAACAAAACAGATTCGGCTGTTCGAATTACACACTTGCCCACAGGAGTCGTGGTCAGTTGTCAGAATGAACGCTCTCAACATCAAAACCGCGTTAATGCCTTAAGGATACTCCGTGCGAGACTTTATGAGCTTGAGAAAGAAAAACAAAGGGAAAGGCTTGAGGAGCTAAACTCGACAAAGAAGGAAATAGGGTGGGGTAGTCAAATCAGGTCTTATGTGCTACATCCATATAGGATGATAAAAGACCATAGAACTGAGTATGAAACTGGAAATGTTGAACCTGTATTGGATGGTGATTTGAGTGAGTTTATAAAGAGATATCTGGTGTTCTCCTCAAAAGACGGTAGGGATAAAATTATTGGCAATACGGGTCAGTAAAACTTAAATGTCATTTGCTTTGATTCCTTAACCTCTCACGTATATTATATCGATTTATAAAAATTTCTTTCATCATGTGACGTATCATATAAAAGGGAGATTTAATTGAGAATTGGTCTAATAGGAAAAGCCAATAACAAAGAGGTATTTGAAATTGCGGATGAATTAAGCAAGTGGCTTGCGAAAAGAAAGGTTGAGGTCTATGTTGAAGAAGAGATAGGTAAAAAAATTGACCACCCGAATTCCGTACCCCGTAGTGTCCTTCCCGAGGTTTCAGA from Thermodesulfobacteriota bacterium includes:
- a CDS encoding acetolactate synthase large subunit, giving the protein MKAAELLVKCLENDNVECMFGLPGEENIAIMDALLDSKIRFILTRHEQGAAFMADVYGRLSGKAGVCLSTLGPGATNLITGVADANMDRAPLVAITGQASLDRMHKESHQYIDIVGIFAPITKWNTQIKIPEIIPEAMRKAFKVCQTEKPGAVHIDFPEDVADMEVNESPLFVQFPSKPHPRSDKVEKAASIISEAKYPMVLAGNGVIRGNASQELRYFAEKLNIPVAHTFMGKGALSDNHELSLYTVGLQAGDYIASGLARADVIITVGYDIVEYPPAKWNPKRDKKIVHIDMSPAEVDSHYIVSVGVVGDISISLREVAGRATPNEADYSIQLRKAILSEYERYKDDRAYPPKPQKILADLRDIMGERDIVVSDVGAHKLWVARIYPCYRPNTCIISNGFATMGIGLPGAVAAKLLYPDKKVVTVTGDGGFMMNCQELETAVRENIPVVSLIFHDNSYSLIEIKQQTTFGRKSHVNFGNPDFVKFAESFGAYGYKIESTNELKPVFEEAFSKDRPVVIDCPVDYRENLKIMEKFGALISPI
- a CDS encoding cation diffusion facilitator family transporter translates to MRTEDHFHHNVRDFKEKKALVVVLCLTICFMIIEVVAGFYTGSLALLSDAVHMFTDVFAISIAILAIWFSLKPPTSVKTFGFYRAEILAAFFNSLILFVLSIVIMLEAYKRLLEPSEVKSLMMTVVAVFGLLINLIGAFVLSKYQNENLNIRGAFYHVISDALGSLGTLIAGLIILVTNWYYADSIISIIISILIIRGAWGLFWDSIHILLEGTPKGIELKSVEDTIRSHRGVLSVHDLHAWTLTQGFEALSAHLVIEDMHLSEDLVSELKNVLFDKFRISHVTLQVETTECEPIGLSCYETRT
- a CDS encoding alanine--glyoxylate aminotransferase family protein — translated: MKTYLFTPGPVPVPDEVLLEMARPIIHHRTAEFEGIFAQVREGLRYIYGTKEEVFILASSGTGAMEAAVSNTLSFGDRVLVINGGKFGERWGKICRAFGLEVEEIVVEWGEAVDPNKVSDILKRDHSIRAVLVQASESSTGVKHPTAEIAQITRERDDVILIVDGITAVGVFPLPFDDTGIDVLVGGSQKAFMLPPGLAFATMGEKAWEFYGRSSLPKFYFDFKSYQNNANKNTTPWTPAITLIIGLAIVLRNFKEEGLEKIYNRHATLALATREAMKAIGLELYAKHSPSPALTAVVAPEEIGAGKVIDGLRQKFGMTVAGGQDQAKGKIFRISHIGFIDKAATIAVISAVESVLKDLGHEFVFGKGLTKAAEILSMD
- the prfB gene encoding peptide chain release factor 2 (programmed frameshift), producing the protein MLTENSEKIEDLKNRISDLRGFVDLPGKKSRLAELDKIISQPKFWDEPEKAQQCVREQSKIKGIIDEFEHLNSEFEDAEVLNELSIEERDEEAAEEARDKLFRIEKKVEDLEFKRILGDPDDERNAIVSINSGAGGTEAQDWSEMLLRMYLRYTERMGFEVQMLDMQEGEEAGIKSATFLVKGPYAYGYLKGESGVHRLVRISPFDSNKRRHTSFSSIFVSPEIDDTIEVELDEGDLRVDTFRASGKGGQHVNKTDSAVRITHLPTGVVVSCQNERSQHQNRVNALRILRARLYELEKEKQRERLEELNSTKKEIGWGSQIRSYVLHPYRMIKDHRTEYETGNVEPVLDGDLSEFIKRYLVFSSKDGRDKIIGNTGQ